In Planctomycetia bacterium, one DNA window encodes the following:
- a CDS encoding VWA domain-containing protein: protein MELTDGIADLPAVGFHFAGKAEQAAREAQQDAPDGPTLNDLTHDALPSERTASIKPFLAAGGAGLDELAVSAIGGSDVVPVGRGRGGSQGDGTGLGERDVTGRASVGSLWGVGEGQAAQSVVYVMDRSGSMGDAFSALQQELMRAIGSLGADQQFNVIWFNDGRPTELFERLRWATADNKRDAFDAIKSVVPRGQTEPVEAARRALQYKPDVMYLLSDGDFGDQNSKLLSTIARMNRERRTTIHTILFANDTMDEGERILRRIAETNRGTYKHVSDRASREQASTALP from the coding sequence GTGGAATTGACTGATGGGATCGCAGACTTACCGGCGGTGGGATTCCATTTCGCCGGCAAGGCGGAGCAAGCGGCTCGCGAGGCTCAACAAGACGCCCCTGACGGCCCGACGCTGAACGATCTGACCCACGATGCGTTGCCATCGGAGCGAACCGCGTCCATCAAGCCGTTTCTGGCTGCCGGCGGCGCCGGGCTGGACGAACTGGCCGTCAGCGCGATCGGAGGATCCGACGTTGTCCCGGTCGGGCGAGGTCGCGGCGGAAGTCAAGGCGACGGCACCGGACTGGGCGAGCGCGATGTCACCGGGAGGGCATCGGTGGGCAGCCTATGGGGCGTCGGCGAAGGTCAGGCCGCGCAGTCCGTTGTGTACGTCATGGATCGCAGCGGGTCGATGGGCGACGCCTTCTCTGCGTTGCAGCAGGAGTTGATGCGCGCGATCGGTTCGCTCGGTGCCGACCAGCAGTTCAACGTCATCTGGTTCAACGATGGTCGGCCGACCGAGCTGTTCGAGCGGCTTCGCTGGGCCACGGCGGACAACAAGCGCGACGCGTTTGATGCCATCAAGTCGGTGGTGCCGCGCGGCCAGACGGAGCCGGTTGAGGCGGCGCGGCGGGCGCTGCAATACAAGCCGGATGTCATGTATCTACTGTCGGATGGCGATTTCGGGGATCAGAACTCCAAGCTGCTAAGTACGATCGCTCGGATGAACCGGGAGCGGCGTACGACGATTCACACAATTTTGTTTGCGAACGACACAATGGACGAAGGCGAGCGCATTTTGCGGCGTATTGCGGAAACCAATCGCGGGACTTACAAACACGTCTCGGATCGCGCATCGCGCGAACAGGCTTCGACGGCGTTGCCGTGA
- a CDS encoding biopolymer transporter ExbD, translated as MNRRGFPIAHTTVPNLAPMVDVVMVILIFFMLGTSFVLTEGFLSTRLPAQAGPGGAAQISIVPAVRIELDRGEGAGCGIRVMGQSIRDGDFPALEGFLRSRVEAGADSQSRVVIRAEPAVRYEHVVAAMDAARRAGFARVQFSVDRGQAAATVDGPS; from the coding sequence ATGAACCGCCGCGGATTCCCGATTGCGCATACGACCGTGCCGAATCTTGCGCCGATGGTCGATGTGGTCATGGTCATACTGATTTTTTTCATGCTGGGAACGAGCTTCGTGCTCACCGAGGGTTTCCTTTCCACGCGACTGCCGGCGCAGGCCGGACCGGGCGGCGCGGCGCAGATCAGCATCGTGCCGGCGGTGCGGATTGAACTCGATCGCGGCGAGGGTGCGGGGTGCGGCATCCGCGTGATGGGCCAGTCGATTCGCGATGGAGACTTCCCGGCGCTGGAGGGATTTCTCCGGTCGCGCGTGGAGGCGGGCGCGGATTCGCAATCGCGCGTCGTGATTCGCGCGGAACCGGCGGTTCGATACGAGCACGTCGTGGCGGCGATGGACGCTGCCCGGCGCGCGGGGTTCGCGCGCGTTCAGTTTTCGGTGGATCGCGGGCAGGCGGCCGCGACGGTAGACGGGCCATCCTGA
- a CDS encoding DUF2029 domain-containing protein, producing the protein MSDTPHNTAAQLWRVRIPLILTAAAVYILTPRFTGEVFKTGGRFPPFAAAFLEGRLSVETATAPLDVLEELIPRPDGKRLFLAYPPLPAILMMPFVALLGVGAVTTQLACRVVSVVNVAVFDLCVVRAAKLLGRPPPTPIARAALGLFFAFGTATWHNAQFGGDWHYAHAVALAAMLAGTAEHCGRRRPTVVGACIAAALLTRPTAALCGVFFLMPWVRSRDYLSLSRALMPIGAGGLMLAVYNAARFGDPLDFGYSRMLLTGMGERLMAQYGQFHPHFIPRNAFWFFLAPPWIATEPVLRLTYDPRGLSLFLASPALIYAFVSLRAPHRQVGLRDAWFAMALCLLPLLSYFNSGFWQFGHRFALDYLPILLLLMMAGMSPRPSRTTYILMAMSVAMQTWGVLIAIPAPLPAWLAPAP; encoded by the coding sequence ATGTCCGACACGCCGCACAACACTGCCGCGCAGCTCTGGCGCGTCCGCATCCCGCTGATCCTCACAGCCGCGGCCGTGTACATCCTGACGCCCCGATTTACCGGCGAAGTGTTCAAGACAGGCGGCCGCTTTCCTCCTTTCGCCGCGGCCTTTCTGGAGGGACGCTTGTCCGTCGAAACCGCGACCGCGCCGCTCGACGTGTTGGAGGAACTCATCCCCAGACCGGATGGAAAGCGGCTCTTTCTCGCGTATCCGCCTCTGCCGGCGATCCTGATGATGCCGTTTGTCGCGCTGCTTGGCGTCGGCGCGGTGACGACGCAACTGGCATGCCGCGTGGTAAGCGTTGTCAACGTTGCCGTGTTCGACCTCTGCGTCGTCCGCGCTGCGAAACTGCTCGGCAGACCTCCGCCCACACCGATCGCACGCGCCGCCCTGGGGCTGTTCTTTGCCTTTGGAACGGCGACCTGGCACAACGCACAATTCGGCGGCGACTGGCACTATGCCCATGCCGTGGCGCTGGCAGCCATGCTCGCAGGCACGGCTGAACACTGCGGCCGAAGGCGCCCCACCGTCGTCGGTGCGTGCATCGCCGCAGCACTCCTGACCCGACCGACCGCCGCGCTCTGCGGCGTATTCTTCCTGATGCCGTGGGTGCGTTCACGCGATTACTTATCGCTTTCTCGCGCGCTCATGCCGATCGGTGCTGGCGGACTGATGCTCGCCGTCTACAACGCCGCGCGCTTCGGCGACCCGCTGGACTTCGGTTACTCAAGAATGCTGCTCACCGGAATGGGCGAACGATTGATGGCCCAGTACGGCCAGTTTCATCCGCACTTCATTCCGCGAAACGCGTTCTGGTTCTTCCTTGCCCCGCCCTGGATCGCCACCGAGCCGGTCCTGCGGCTGACCTATGATCCGCGCGGATTGAGCCTGTTCCTCGCCTCCCCTGCCTTGATATACGCTTTCGTTTCGCTGCGAGCGCCACACCGCCAGGTCGGGCTGCGCGACGCATGGTTTGCCATGGCGCTGTGCCTGTTGCCGCTGCTCTCGTACTTCAACTCCGGCTTCTGGCAGTTCGGGCATCGCTTCGCGCTGGATTACCTGCCGATTCTCCTGCTCCTGATGATGGCCGGCATGAGTCCGCGCCCCAGTCGCACGACCTATATCCTGATGGCGATGTCCGTTGCCATGCAGACCTGGGGCGTCTTGATAGCCATACCCGCCCCGCTGCCGGCTTGGCTGGCCCCCGCACCCTGA
- a CDS encoding DUF1570 domain-containing protein: MTRRCIAGLTGAAALLFPLVGSSQSRSALSDSAHRDPIASSQAAASPLDSLSAALGSSFRRYHTEHFEMLSDCDAGTVRRVLELAEDTFRGASRFIAKLELPHRPPAGRMPMLLFERYSGYERHARLAGFPASESVPGYFDEATGICALFNFANSTAVRTQRDQLWRRERELASQNRASNESNHAAAGPAQKALEAARRALEAAQRAVIATVVRHEIAHQVLAATGVQSTSAGAARWLIEGTAMLFENADGPNAYRLADAMAIPAGERLALFRRVVGDPRELGPGAAGASAAYASAWALVYYLAETQPRALVDFLTATRTGAKDLDAFERRFGELDAAFVERVYAFLEARNP, translated from the coding sequence GTGACGCGGAGGTGCATCGCAGGCTTGACGGGCGCGGCGGCGCTGTTGTTTCCGCTCGTCGGATCGTCTCAATCGCGCAGTGCATTGAGCGATTCGGCACATCGCGATCCCATCGCAAGCAGTCAGGCGGCTGCATCGCCGCTGGATTCTCTTTCGGCGGCGCTGGGCAGCTCGTTTCGGCGCTATCACACCGAACACTTCGAGATGCTCTCCGATTGCGATGCCGGCACGGTTCGTCGCGTGCTGGAACTGGCGGAAGACACGTTTCGAGGTGCGTCGCGTTTTATTGCCAAACTCGAATTGCCGCATCGTCCGCCGGCAGGCCGGATGCCGATGCTTTTGTTCGAGCGATACAGCGGCTACGAACGCCATGCCCGGCTGGCCGGTTTCCCCGCGAGCGAATCCGTGCCGGGGTACTTCGACGAAGCGACGGGAATTTGCGCGCTGTTTAACTTCGCCAATTCAACGGCCGTTCGAACGCAGCGTGACCAGTTGTGGCGGCGGGAGCGCGAGCTTGCGTCGCAGAATCGGGCCAGCAACGAGTCGAATCACGCGGCCGCCGGACCGGCGCAGAAGGCGCTGGAGGCCGCGCGCCGGGCACTGGAAGCAGCTCAACGAGCCGTGATCGCGACAGTCGTGCGTCATGAAATCGCTCATCAGGTCCTTGCGGCAACCGGTGTCCAATCAACGAGCGCGGGGGCGGCTCGCTGGCTGATCGAGGGAACCGCGATGCTTTTCGAAAACGCCGACGGACCCAATGCGTACCGGCTGGCGGATGCCATGGCGATTCCGGCGGGCGAACGGCTGGCGTTGTTTCGACGCGTGGTCGGTGATCCGCGCGAGCTTGGCCCGGGCGCGGCGGGCGCGTCAGCAGCGTATGCGTCGGCGTGGGCGTTGGTTTACTATCTTGCGGAGACCCAGCCGCGCGCGCTGGTCGACTTCTTGACGGCGACGCGGACCGGAGCGAAAGACCTGGACGCATTTGAACGCCGTTTCGGGGAATTGGATGCGGCGTTTGTGGAGCGCGTTTACGCCTTTCTGGAGGCACGAAACCCTTGA
- a CDS encoding MotA/TolQ/ExbB proton channel family protein: protein MNQTRWIGVALCVAAMFGGTAWAQDLGDGGATPTAAAGSRTLFNVIVHGAEWTGLIIALMSLATVTIIVEQFVSVRRKSIAPEGPIEQMRQMIEARKFKECIEQLKTQRSMFADVLEVGLRHGRHGFEAMRECADERAGVWTSRLFRRVEYLNVIGNLAPLLGLLGTVLGMIKAFGAMQDTHGAYRPEDLAGGISLALVNTFLGLSVAIVALGFFGICRNRVDALTVSAHAAVLDLLEYFRPAAMGFGADAPRPAPPSPGGGGAVHAPQVATAGGTAASSAKPQPVESR, encoded by the coding sequence ATGAACCAGACACGATGGATTGGAGTCGCGTTATGCGTCGCGGCGATGTTCGGCGGCACGGCGTGGGCGCAGGACCTCGGCGATGGCGGCGCGACGCCGACGGCGGCCGCCGGTTCGCGAACGCTGTTCAACGTGATAGTTCACGGGGCGGAATGGACGGGTCTGATCATCGCCCTGATGTCGCTGGCGACGGTGACGATCATCGTCGAGCAGTTTGTGAGTGTTCGTCGGAAATCAATCGCGCCGGAAGGACCGATCGAGCAGATGCGTCAGATGATCGAGGCGAGAAAGTTCAAGGAGTGCATTGAGCAGCTCAAGACACAGCGAAGCATGTTCGCCGACGTGCTGGAAGTCGGATTGCGGCACGGTCGACACGGTTTTGAGGCGATGCGCGAGTGCGCCGACGAGCGCGCCGGGGTCTGGACCAGCCGATTGTTCCGGCGCGTCGAGTATCTGAATGTGATCGGGAACCTCGCGCCGTTGCTGGGGTTGCTGGGAACCGTGCTCGGCATGATCAAGGCATTCGGCGCGATGCAGGACACGCACGGCGCCTATCGCCCGGAGGACCTCGCGGGCGGAATCAGCCTGGCGCTGGTCAATACGTTCCTGGGGTTGAGTGTCGCGATTGTGGCGCTGGGGTTCTTTGGCATCTGTCGCAACCGAGTCGATGCCCTGACCGTGTCGGCTCATGCGGCGGTGCTGGATCTGCTCGAATACTTCCGGCCGGCGGCGATGGGTTTCGGGGCGGACGCGCCTCGACCGGCGCCGCCATCTCCCGGCGGTGGCGGCGCGGTCCATGCACCGCAAGTGGCCACAGCCGGCGGTACGGCGGCGTCTTCGGCCAAGCCGCAACCCGTTGAATCGCGCTGA
- a CDS encoding HAD-IA family hydrolase: MAVTILKRANPIAAQTASAVSGLNIDVFLFDVDGVLADTADLHAAAWREAAEEIGIEIPASVIPLLRGRSREDSLRLILGERELPAEDFERVMDRKNGHYVSRLEGLTPGDALPGAAELLSDLSHAGVRLAAVSASRNARTVLTRIGLIHRFERVVDGQVGLPRGQTNRYAHAAVAMRCDPARCVVVEDSQIGVELARGAGMRVIGLGRAVRDSHADLKLDSLSAVRVSDLPAMFRAGVATRSVI; the protein is encoded by the coding sequence ATGGCCGTCACAATCTTGAAACGAGCGAACCCGATCGCTGCGCAGACCGCTTCCGCGGTGTCGGGATTAAATATCGACGTATTTCTGTTTGATGTGGACGGCGTCCTGGCGGACACGGCGGACCTTCACGCCGCGGCCTGGCGCGAGGCCGCCGAGGAAATCGGCATTGAGATTCCCGCTTCCGTCATTCCGTTGCTGCGCGGCCGCTCGCGGGAGGACTCCCTGCGGCTAATTCTGGGCGAGCGCGAACTGCCGGCAGAGGACTTCGAGCGCGTGATGGATCGCAAGAACGGCCATTACGTTTCACGTCTTGAAGGGCTGACGCCCGGCGACGCCTTGCCCGGAGCGGCCGAGTTGCTGTCCGATCTTTCGCATGCCGGCGTTCGATTGGCGGCCGTGTCGGCCAGCCGGAACGCGCGCACGGTGCTGACCCGCATTGGATTGATTCACCGGTTTGAGCGCGTCGTGGATGGCCAGGTTGGGCTGCCGCGCGGGCAGACGAATCGATACGCCCACGCTGCCGTTGCAATGCGATGCGATCCGGCGCGGTGCGTGGTCGTGGAAGATTCGCAAATCGGTGTCGAATTGGCGCGCGGTGCCGGGATGCGGGTCATCGGACTAGGACGAGCCGTGCGGGATTCGCATGCGGACCTGAAATTGGACAGCCTTAGCGCGGTACGAGTGAGTGATCTTCCGGCGATGTTCCGCGCGGGTGTGGCGACCAGGTCCGTCATTTAG
- a CDS encoding sugar phosphate isomerase/epimerase, with translation MKLAFSSVGCPGWTLAQMVERAKEYGYEGIELRGLLGQLHLPVAPELASNPGKVSQLMRQAGVELICLASSAAFHMRDPKEVAANQAQAREYIDLAQRLECPFVRVFGAEIPKRLLGYERREVTLGRIAQALRELAAYAEARRVTVLIENSGDFTDSAAIWYLVDAVESVAMRCCWNPMAARTRNERPTVSIPRLGSKIGLVHVTDAKFSGTCFEGYALPGQGNVEIARMVQLLKGIGYLGYLVFDWPKLWTPSLADPEKAFPAAAQYLKKLLDEKPVAMSAYKGDKYAPRQGHQLAGAGS, from the coding sequence ATGAAACTGGCGTTCAGCAGCGTCGGCTGTCCGGGCTGGACACTGGCCCAGATGGTCGAGCGGGCCAAGGAATACGGCTACGAGGGAATCGAGCTGCGCGGACTTTTGGGGCAGTTGCATCTGCCGGTTGCGCCGGAACTGGCGTCGAATCCGGGCAAGGTATCGCAACTCATGCGTCAAGCGGGCGTTGAGCTGATCTGCCTCGCGTCGTCCGCGGCCTTTCATATGCGCGACCCGAAAGAGGTCGCTGCCAATCAGGCCCAGGCGCGCGAATACATCGACTTGGCGCAGCGGCTGGAGTGTCCGTTTGTACGGGTTTTCGGGGCCGAGATTCCCAAACGCCTTCTGGGCTACGAACGGCGCGAGGTCACGCTCGGCCGCATCGCCCAGGCGCTGCGCGAACTGGCGGCATACGCCGAGGCACGGCGCGTCACGGTACTGATCGAGAACAGCGGCGATTTCACCGACAGCGCCGCGATTTGGTACCTCGTCGACGCGGTGGAATCGGTGGCAATGCGATGCTGCTGGAACCCCATGGCGGCGCGGACGCGCAACGAACGGCCGACGGTATCCATCCCGCGGCTCGGTTCCAAGATCGGTCTCGTGCACGTGACCGACGCGAAGTTCAGCGGCACGTGCTTCGAAGGGTACGCACTGCCGGGGCAAGGCAACGTGGAAATCGCGCGGATGGTGCAGTTGCTCAAGGGCATCGGTTACCTGGGGTATCTGGTTTTCGATTGGCCGAAACTCTGGACGCCGTCACTGGCCGATCCGGAAAAGGCTTTCCCGGCCGCGGCGCAGTACCTCAAGAAGCTGCTGGACGAAAAGCCCGTTGCGATGTCCGCCTACAAGGGGGACAAGTACGCGCCGCGGCAGGGGCATCAACTTGCCGGCGCGGGGTCATAA
- a CDS encoding tetratricopeptide repeat protein, translated as MIVTSPSYVYSNEPSNLIFSPGAYDVNRPTQVNTPPPLATLYNPAPAYVSPVREPPITTYMNTTTLRPIGVAGGGMIPRSSPAGSSMPTALPARPVRDTRGFFPLGRTASLEAAKSAGIAIGRGEIAFQQGRYEEARGEFLRAREWVKDDAHVCFNIGVSEFALGQYDRAAKAIHEGILLSPDDYLTYRLLPRYDSPENLRAQRERLETHTIANPKDTAALFVLTLVRWWSGDARGAINALDQWENATENQSDATSRFSQNLRHWAGRAAAADPTAPK; from the coding sequence GTGATCGTCACGTCACCCTCGTACGTTTATTCCAACGAACCGAGCAATCTCATCTTCAGTCCCGGCGCATATGATGTCAACCGGCCGACACAAGTTAATACGCCGCCCCCGCTCGCAACGCTGTACAATCCCGCACCCGCCTACGTGTCACCAGTGCGGGAACCGCCCATCACCACGTACATGAACACCACGACTCTTCGGCCGATCGGCGTCGCGGGCGGCGGCATGATCCCACGTTCGTCTCCCGCGGGATCCAGCATGCCGACGGCCCTGCCTGCCCGCCCCGTCCGTGATACGCGTGGGTTTTTTCCTCTTGGGCGCACCGCGTCACTGGAGGCCGCCAAATCAGCCGGCATTGCCATTGGCCGGGGCGAAATCGCATTCCAGCAAGGTCGTTACGAAGAGGCCCGTGGCGAATTTCTTCGCGCCCGAGAATGGGTGAAGGACGATGCCCACGTTTGTTTCAACATCGGCGTCTCGGAGTTTGCGCTGGGCCAATACGATCGCGCCGCGAAGGCGATTCACGAGGGGATTCTCCTTTCTCCGGACGACTACCTGACGTATCGCCTGCTGCCCCGCTATGACAGCCCTGAAAATCTCCGGGCGCAACGTGAGCGACTCGAGACGCACACGATCGCGAATCCGAAGGACACCGCCGCCTTGTTTGTTCTGACTTTGGTGCGATGGTGGTCGGGAGACGCCCGCGGCGCAATCAATGCGCTGGATCAATGGGAGAACGCGACCGAGAATCAAAGCGACGCAACGAGCCGCTTCAGTCAGAACCTGCGCCACTGGGCGGGCCGGGCGGCAGCGGCTGATCCAACCGCGCCCAAATGA
- a CDS encoding SEL1-like repeat protein, translating into MSSTPANIELSTNRDAAGATVMTAVLPARTLAQAVLVKLPAILTAGLLLFTFLPRARENPRLGWTFIAAAGLMAVWQLILWALSRRRGQALAVEFVPVSSHYVQAFVQFCILIWWGWFAPEVYLEFPLILAQVVFLYILEALITWSRGRTWRIGFGPLPIIFSTNLLLWFKDDWYFFQFAMVALGALAKQFITWERNGRRTHIFNPSAFGQFLFALGLIFTGTTNELTWGKQIAASFETPHMLIVIFLGGLLVQYLFHVTLMTLAAMSMLIVLNLGYTQATGLYYFVNVNIAAPIFLGLHLLITDPATSPRTNLGRVIFGALYGIGYFVLFRMLDLYEVPLFWDKLLPVPILNLCVPMIERLTRSGILGRFNQGWESILPPRRLNLAHMACWAAVFGGMYATGYIEAPHPGNSIPFWKKAFAENRMHAGHSLVLAAGAQAEGGHSGAAYNELGLICMEGKIVRENHAAAAKHFARACELGNVDGCANTVIQFLFLKEWKSDADVDHALDLLEAVCDAEPGVGACFLVGKAYETGRGRPRDLARAIALYERCGKDDLYAAKGLARIALLPDAPSYVPGGIEQTLVQASVYGDSESCWYLAFLYDRGLGVAKDPVKSRRFLEAACRLGVKEACDIKAMPSLPPFTKPRMLVPGWYSAFPLSPSPAS; encoded by the coding sequence GTGAGTTCAACTCCTGCCAACATCGAGCTTTCAACCAATCGCGACGCCGCGGGCGCGACCGTGATGACCGCCGTCCTCCCGGCGAGAACACTCGCCCAGGCGGTCCTCGTCAAACTTCCAGCGATCCTTACCGCTGGCCTGCTGCTGTTTACCTTCCTTCCGCGGGCACGGGAGAACCCCCGTCTCGGCTGGACCTTCATCGCCGCCGCCGGGCTGATGGCCGTCTGGCAGTTGATCCTCTGGGCCCTGTCACGTCGAAGGGGTCAGGCGCTGGCCGTCGAATTCGTCCCTGTTTCTTCGCATTATGTTCAGGCCTTCGTGCAGTTCTGCATTCTGATCTGGTGGGGCTGGTTTGCGCCCGAAGTTTACCTCGAATTCCCGCTGATCCTCGCACAGGTGGTGTTCCTCTACATCCTCGAAGCGCTCATTACCTGGAGCCGCGGGAGAACCTGGCGAATCGGCTTCGGACCCCTGCCGATCATCTTCAGCACGAACCTCTTGCTTTGGTTCAAGGACGATTGGTATTTCTTCCAGTTCGCAATGGTCGCACTCGGTGCGCTTGCCAAGCAGTTCATCACGTGGGAGCGAAACGGTCGCCGGACGCACATTTTCAACCCGTCGGCCTTCGGGCAGTTTCTCTTTGCGCTGGGGCTGATCTTCACGGGCACGACGAACGAGCTGACATGGGGCAAGCAGATCGCCGCATCGTTCGAAACGCCGCACATGCTGATCGTGATTTTCCTCGGCGGCCTGCTCGTCCAGTACTTGTTCCATGTCACGCTCATGACGCTGGCCGCGATGTCCATGCTCATCGTTCTCAATCTCGGGTACACACAGGCGACCGGGCTGTACTACTTTGTCAACGTCAACATCGCCGCGCCGATCTTCCTCGGCCTGCACCTGCTCATCACCGACCCCGCGACGTCTCCGCGAACCAACCTCGGACGCGTGATCTTCGGCGCGCTGTATGGCATCGGCTACTTCGTGTTGTTCCGCATGCTTGATCTTTACGAGGTGCCTCTCTTCTGGGACAAGCTCCTGCCCGTACCGATCCTGAACCTGTGTGTTCCGATGATTGAAAGGCTGACGCGCAGCGGCATCCTCGGGCGCTTCAATCAAGGATGGGAGTCGATCCTCCCGCCGCGCAGACTCAATCTTGCCCACATGGCTTGCTGGGCCGCGGTCTTCGGCGGAATGTATGCAACAGGCTATATCGAAGCGCCCCACCCCGGCAATTCAATCCCGTTCTGGAAGAAAGCCTTCGCCGAAAACCGCATGCACGCCGGGCACAGCCTCGTCCTCGCGGCCGGCGCGCAGGCGGAAGGGGGGCATTCCGGCGCCGCCTACAACGAACTCGGCCTGATCTGCATGGAGGGCAAGATCGTCCGCGAGAACCACGCCGCCGCCGCGAAACACTTCGCCCGCGCCTGCGAATTGGGCAACGTCGACGGCTGCGCCAACACGGTGATTCAGTTTCTCTTTCTGAAAGAGTGGAAATCCGACGCCGACGTGGACCATGCGCTGGATTTGCTTGAGGCAGTCTGCGACGCCGAGCCGGGTGTGGGCGCGTGTTTCCTCGTGGGCAAGGCTTACGAGACCGGTCGCGGGAGGCCGCGCGACTTGGCGCGAGCGATCGCTCTGTATGAGCGGTGTGGAAAGGACGATCTCTACGCGGCCAAAGGCCTGGCCCGCATTGCACTGCTGCCCGACGCGCCGTCGTATGTTCCCGGGGGAATCGAACAAACGCTCGTGCAGGCGAGCGTCTATGGCGATTCAGAAAGCTGCTGGTATCTTGCCTTCCTGTACGACCGCGGTTTGGGCGTCGCGAAAGACCCCGTCAAATCGCGGCGATTCCTCGAAGCCGCGTGCCGATTGGGCGTGAAAGAAGCCTGCGACATCAAGGCGATGCCGAGCCTGCCGCCGTTCACCAAGCCGCGCATGCTGGTTCCCGGTTGGTACTCGGCTTTCCCGTTGTCACCTTCCCCCGCTTCATGA
- a CDS encoding bifunctional 5,10-methylenetetrahydrofolate dehydrogenase/5,10-methenyltetrahydrofolate cyclohydrolase: MTAQIIDGKAIAATIRAETKSAAAALRARGIVPKLTAVMVGDDASAAAYAESQRKDAAGVGIEYERVALPAGATELDAIREIERLNHDASVSGIILQMPLPKSWDAFTIQQRIAPAKDVEGVGSANLGLLFMGREALVPCTAAAAFACLNSTGVPIEGRDAVVVGRSVIVGKPLALLLLHAHATVTVCHTRTADLAAHTRGAEILLVASGAAGLIGAEHVAPGTIVIDVGVHRVSVVAADGTHQKKTIGDVRYDEVAPLARAITPVPGGVGPVTVAMLLANTLRAAERAARTADSRI, translated from the coding sequence TTGACCGCACAGATCATCGACGGCAAGGCCATCGCGGCGACGATTCGCGCCGAAACGAAGTCGGCCGCGGCGGCGTTGCGTGCGCGAGGCATCGTGCCGAAGCTGACGGCGGTGATGGTCGGCGACGATGCATCCGCGGCTGCGTATGCCGAGTCGCAGCGCAAGGACGCAGCCGGGGTGGGCATTGAGTACGAGCGTGTTGCGCTGCCTGCCGGTGCGACCGAGTTGGATGCGATCCGCGAAATCGAGCGTTTGAATCACGACGCGTCGGTGAGCGGGATCATTCTGCAAATGCCGTTGCCCAAATCGTGGGACGCGTTCACGATCCAGCAGCGAATCGCGCCGGCGAAGGATGTCGAGGGCGTGGGGAGTGCGAATCTCGGACTCCTTTTCATGGGGCGCGAGGCGCTGGTCCCTTGTACGGCGGCGGCGGCGTTCGCCTGCCTCAACTCAACCGGCGTGCCGATCGAAGGCCGCGATGCCGTCGTGGTCGGGCGCAGCGTCATCGTCGGCAAGCCGCTGGCTTTGTTGCTGCTGCACGCGCATGCGACGGTGACGGTCTGTCACACGCGCACGGCGGACCTCGCGGCGCACACGCGCGGCGCAGAGATCCTCCTGGTCGCGTCCGGCGCCGCGGGGCTGATCGGCGCCGAGCACGTCGCGCCGGGGACGATCGTGATCGACGTCGGCGTGCACCGGGTCAGCGTGGTCGCAGCCGACGGAACGCATCAGAAAAAGACGATCGGCGATGTACGGTACGATGAGGTCGCACCGCTGGCCCGGGCGATCACGCCCGTGCCCGGCGGAGTCGGCCCGGTGACGGTGGCCATGCTGCTGGCCAATACGCTCCGGGCAGCCGAACGGGCCGCGCGGACAGCTGATTCGCGCATATAA
- a CDS encoding biopolymer transporter ExbD: MIRRPPQPTALTLNLAPMVDVMMCLLIFFMLATKMVERENVRIDLPAAATAQDAASTEFGNRVVIGIVADERGEPTYQYRGEPASLEDVARRLKAAGAIDPELNCVIRADRALEYRHIEVVMRACAEANIRRITFAAARREERRS; the protein is encoded by the coding sequence ATGATTCGCCGACCACCCCAACCGACCGCCCTGACGCTGAACCTTGCTCCGATGGTGGACGTGATGATGTGCCTGCTTATTTTTTTCATGCTCGCCACCAAGATGGTCGAGCGGGAGAACGTGCGGATCGACCTGCCGGCCGCCGCCACGGCGCAGGACGCCGCCTCGACGGAGTTCGGCAATCGCGTCGTCATTGGGATCGTCGCGGATGAGCGCGGTGAGCCGACGTATCAATACCGCGGCGAACCGGCATCGCTCGAGGACGTTGCGCGTCGATTGAAAGCAGCGGGGGCCATTGATCCCGAGCTGAACTGCGTGATTCGTGCCGATCGTGCGCTCGAGTATCGCCACATTGAGGTGGTGATGCGCGCTTGCGCCGAGGCGAACATCCGTCGAATCACGTTCGCGGCCGCGCGGCGGGAGGAGCGACGCTCATGA